One Fusobacterium nucleatum genomic window carries:
- a CDS encoding RNA methyltransferase yields the protein MRNKVYLSLVHYPVYNRNKDIVCTSVTNFDIHDISRSCGTYEIKGYRLVVPVDAQKKLTERIIGYWQDGTGGQYNKDREQAFRVTDVAESIEAVVEEIERIEGQKPLIITTSARIFDNSISYENLSKQIFEDDKPYLLLFGTGWGLTDEVMDMSDYILEPIRANSKYNHLSVRAAVAIILDRLFGEN from the coding sequence ATGAGAAATAAAGTTTATTTAAGTTTAGTTCATTATCCAGTTTACAATAGAAATAAAGATATTGTTTGTACTTCTGTAACAAATTTTGATATACATGATATTTCAAGGTCTTGTGGAACTTATGAAATTAAAGGTTATAGATTGGTTGTACCAGTTGATGCACAAAAAAAATTAACAGAAAGAATAATAGGATATTGGCAGGATGGTACAGGTGGGCAATATAACAAAGATAGAGAACAAGCATTTAGAGTTACAGATGTTGCAGAAAGTATAGAAGCAGTCGTAGAAGAAATAGAAAGAATTGAGGGGCAAAAACCTTTAATTATAACAACTTCTGCTAGAATTTTTGATAATAGCATAAGCTATGAAAATTTATCAAAACAAATATTTGAAGATGATAAACCTTATCTTTTACTTTTTGGTACAGGTTGGGGACTAACTGATGAAGTTATGGATATGTCTGATTATATATTAGAGCCAATAAGAGCTAATTCAAAATATAATCATCTATCAGTTAGAGCTGCTGTTGCTATAATTTTGGATAGATTATTTGGAGAAAATTAA
- the trmD gene encoding tRNA (guanosine(37)-N1)-methyltransferase TrmD → MKINILTLFPKMFDGFLSESIIARAIKFGAVEVNIIDIRDYCFDKHKQADDMPFGGGNGMVMKPEPLFLALENVSGKVIYTSPQGKTFNQEIAKELVKEEELTIIAGHYEGIDERVVENKVDMELSIGDFVLTGGEIPAMAISDTIIRLLPDVIKKESYENDSFYNGFLDYPHYTRPAEYKALKVPEVLLSGNHKKIDEWRLKESLRRTYLRRRELIENRELTELEKKLLDEIKKEEV, encoded by the coding sequence ATGAAAATAAATATTTTAACATTATTTCCAAAGATGTTTGATGGCTTTCTAAGTGAAAGCATTATTGCAAGAGCAATAAAATTTGGAGCAGTGGAAGTAAATATTATTGATATAAGGGATTACTGTTTTGATAAACACAAGCAAGCTGATGATATGCCTTTTGGTGGTGGAAATGGAATGGTTATGAAACCAGAACCTTTATTTTTAGCTTTAGAAAATGTTTCAGGAAAAGTTATCTATACTTCACCACAGGGGAAAACTTTCAATCAAGAAATAGCAAAAGAACTTGTAAAAGAGGAAGAATTAACCATCATTGCAGGACATTATGAAGGAATAGATGAAAGAGTTGTAGAAAATAAAGTTGATATGGAATTATCAATAGGAGATTTTGTTCTAACAGGTGGAGAGATACCTGCTATGGCTATTTCTGATACTATTATAAGGCTACTTCCTGATGTTATAAAAAAGGAGTCCTATGAAAATGATTCTTTTTATAATGGATTTTTAGATTACCCACATTATACAAGACCAGCAGAATATAAAGCTTTAAAAGTTCCAGAAGTTTTATTATCAGGTAATCATAAAAAAATAGATGAATGGCGTTTAAAAGAAAGTCTAAGAAGAACCTATTTAAGAAGAAGAGAATTGATTGAAAATAGAGAATTAACAGAATTAGAAAAAAAACTTTTAGATGAGATAAAAAAAGAGGAAGTGTAA
- a CDS encoding DUF4911 domain-containing protein, with translation MKKSYEFLIQSKREDIDFINKIVEAYEGAGVVRTLDPIKGIISVISTEDFKDFMRDVLVDLGNKWVDLKIIEEGAWKGIL, from the coding sequence ATGAAAAAAAGCTATGAATTTTTAATACAAAGCAAAAGAGAAGATATAGATTTCATAAATAAAATTGTTGAAGCTTATGAAGGAGCAGGAGTTGTGAGAACTCTTGACCCAATAAAAGGGATAATTAGTGTTATATCAACAGAAGATTTTAAAGATTTTATGAGAGATGTATTAGTAGATTTAGGTAATAAATGGGTAGATTTAAAAATAATTGAAGAGGGTGCTTGGAAAGGTATTCTATAA
- a CDS encoding transketolase family protein — protein sequence MSKKSTRQAYGEALVELGRINNDIVVLDADLSKSTKTDLFKKEFPKRHLNIGIAEADLMGTAAGFATCGKIPFASTFAMFAAGRAFEQIRNTIAYSKLNVKIAPTHAGISVGEDGGSHQSIEDIALMRAIPGMVVLCPCDAVETKKMVFAAAEYNGPVYLRLGRLDVETVLDDNYDFQIGIANTLKEGNDVTIVSTGLLTQEALKAAEELAKENISVRVINCGTIKPLDGETILKAAKETKFIITAEEHSVIGGLGSAVSEFLSETHPTLVKKLGVYDKFGQSGKGAEMLEKYELTATKLISMVKENLK from the coding sequence ATGAGTAAGAAGTCTACAAGACAAGCTTATGGAGAAGCCTTAGTAGAACTTGGAAGAATAAATAATGATATAGTTGTATTGGATGCTGATTTAAGTAAATCTACAAAAACAGATTTATTTAAAAAAGAATTTCCAAAAAGACATTTGAATATAGGAATTGCAGAAGCAGATTTAATGGGAACAGCTGCTGGTTTTGCAACTTGTGGAAAAATTCCTTTTGCTTCAACTTTTGCAATGTTTGCTGCTGGAAGAGCTTTTGAACAAATTAGAAATACAATAGCTTATTCAAAACTAAATGTAAAAATTGCTCCAACTCATGCTGGAATTTCAGTAGGAGAAGATGGAGGATCACACCAATCAATAGAAGATATAGCTCTTATGAGAGCAATTCCAGGAATGGTTGTTCTATGTCCTTGTGATGCAGTTGAAACTAAAAAAATGGTTTTTGCAGCTGCTGAATATAATGGACCAGTTTATTTAAGACTTGGAAGATTAGATGTTGAAACTGTATTAGATGATAATTATGATTTTCAAATTGGTATAGCTAATACTTTAAAAGAAGGTAATGATGTCACAATAGTTTCAACAGGACTTTTAACACAAGAAGCATTAAAAGCTGCTGAAGAGTTAGCAAAAGAAAATATTTCTGTTAGAGTTATAAATTGTGGAACTATTAAGCCATTAGATGGAGAAACAATTTTAAAGGCTGCTAAAGAAACTAAATTTATAATAACTGCTGAAGAACATTCAGTTATAGGTGGATTAGGTTCTGCTGTTTCTGAATTTTTATCAGAAACTCATCCTACATTAGTTAAAAAATTAGGTGTCTATGATAAATTTGGACAAAGTGGAAAAGGTGCAGAAATGTTAGAAAAATATGAACTAACTGCTACCAAATTAATTTCTATGGTTAAAGAAAATTTAAAATAA
- a CDS encoding KH domain-containing protein yields the protein MENLESLLNYIIKELVETKDKVNVTYEVLDSNVTFKVSVAKGEMGKIIGKNGLTANAIRGVMQAAGVKDKLNVNVEFLD from the coding sequence ATGGAAAATTTAGAAAGTTTATTGAATTACATTATCAAAGAATTGGTTGAAACAAAAGATAAGGTTAATGTAACTTATGAAGTTTTAGATTCAAATGTAACATTTAAAGTAAGTGTTGCAAAAGGAGAAATGGGGAAAATAATAGGTAAAAATGGTCTTACAGCTAATGCTATAAGAGGAGTTATGCAGGCAGCAGGAGTAAAAGATAAACTTAATGTAAATGTTGAATTTTTAGATTAG
- the hpt gene encoding hypoxanthine phosphoribosyltransferase, whose product MKYKIENLIDKELVEKRIKELAREIEKDYAGEEIYCVGLLKGSVIFLSDLVKELNMPVIIDFMSVSSYGSETVSSGDVKILKDTDLDLRGKHVLIVEDIIDTGLTLEYVIKYFKEGKGVKSLKTCTLLNKPERRKVDVKVDYIGFDVPDKFVIGYGLDYDQRYRNLPYIAVVIPE is encoded by the coding sequence GTGAAGTACAAAATTGAAAATTTAATTGATAAAGAGTTAGTAGAAAAGAGGATAAAAGAGTTAGCAAGAGAAATTGAAAAAGATTATGCAGGAGAGGAAATTTATTGTGTGGGATTATTAAAAGGTTCTGTAATATTTTTAAGTGATTTAGTAAAAGAATTAAATATGCCAGTTATTATAGATTTTATGTCTGTTTCTAGTTATGGAAGCGAAACTGTAAGCAGTGGAGATGTAAAAATTTTAAAAGATACAGATTTAGATTTAAGAGGGAAACATGTTTTAATAGTTGAAGATATAATTGATACAGGACTAACTTTGGAATATGTAATAAAATATTTTAAAGAAGGAAAAGGAGTTAAAAGTCTTAAAACTTGTACATTGTTAAATAAACCTGAAAGAAGAAAAGTAGATGTTAAAGTTGACTATATAGGTTTTGATGTTCCAGATAAATTTGTAATTGGTTATGGACTTGATTATGACCAAAGATATAGAAATTTACCATATATAGCTGTTGTTATTCCTGAATAG
- the rsmA gene encoding 16S rRNA (adenine(1518)-N(6)/adenine(1519)-N(6))-dimethyltransferase RsmA: protein MEFKHKKKYGQNFLNNKDEILNKIIEVSNINENDEILEIGPGQGALTTLLVERVRKVTCVEIDKDLENTLRKKFSCKENYTLVMGDVLEVDLRKHINQGTKVVANIPYYITSPIINKIIENKDLIDEAYIMVQKEVGERICASSGKERGILTLAVEYYGEAEYLFTIPREFFNPIPNVDSAFISIKFYKNDRYKNKISEYLFFKYVKAAFSNKRKNIVNNLSTLGYSKDKIKEILNQIEVSENERAENISIDKFIELINIFEGR, encoded by the coding sequence ATGGAATTTAAACATAAAAAGAAGTATGGGCAGAATTTTTTAAACAATAAAGATGAAATTTTAAATAAAATAATTGAAGTTTCAAATATTAATGAAAATGATGAAATCTTAGAGATAGGACCAGGACAAGGGGCTTTAACTACACTTTTAGTTGAAAGAGTTAGAAAAGTAACCTGTGTTGAAATAGATAAAGATTTAGAAAATACTTTAAGAAAGAAATTTTCTTGTAAAGAAAACTATACACTTGTAATGGGAGATGTATTAGAAGTAGATTTAAGAAAACATATAAATCAGGGTACTAAGGTTGTGGCAAACATACCTTACTATATAACATCACCTATCATTAATAAGATTATAGAGAATAAAGATTTAATAGATGAAGCCTATATAATGGTACAAAAAGAAGTAGGAGAAAGAATTTGTGCTAGCTCAGGTAAAGAGAGAGGAATTTTAACATTAGCTGTGGAATACTATGGAGAAGCAGAATATTTATTCACTATTCCAAGAGAATTTTTTAACCCTATACCTAATGTAGATTCTGCTTTTATTTCAATAAAATTCTATAAAAATGATAGATATAAGAATAAGATTTCAGAATATTTATTCTTTAAATATGTAAAGGCTGCTTTTTCAAATAAAAGAAAAAACATTGTAAATAATTTGTCAACATTAGGATATTCAAAGGATAAGATAAAGGAAATATTAAATCAAATTGAAGTATCTGAAAATGAAAGAGCTGAAAATATATCAATAGATAAATTTATTGAACTTATAAATATTTTTGAAGGTAGATGA
- a CDS encoding bifunctional glycosyltransferase family 2/GtrA family protein has product MKKILILIPALNPPRQLIDYVKSLLDNGLKDILLVDDGSKEEFREIFDTVEKIPNGNIKVFRHAKNLGKGRALKNAFNYFLTLPNLAEYSGVVTADSDGQHRVEDVINIAKEVEENPNKLILGCRNFDLEQVPPKSKFGNKITNGAFKLFYGKNISDTQTGLRGFPTAIIKDFLDIAGERFEYETKMLIYCFQKEIGIKEVVIETIYFNDNSETHFNPIVDSIKIYRVTLSPFLKYIASATSSFILDILSFKWILAILIAFGNIEGATVITISTIIARIISSSFNFYLNKKFVFKYEQNTKKSLLKYYSLCIVQMLLSAVLVSIVWKYTKYTETGIKIVVDSVLFLLSYFVQQRWVFKRK; this is encoded by the coding sequence ATGAAAAAAATTTTAATATTAATACCAGCTTTAAATCCACCAAGACAATTAATAGATTATGTAAAATCATTATTAGATAATGGCTTAAAAGACATTCTTTTGGTTGATGATGGAAGCAAGGAAGAATTTAGAGAAATATTTGATACAGTAGAAAAAATTCCAAATGGAAATATAAAAGTATTTAGGCATGCAAAAAATTTAGGTAAGGGTAGAGCATTAAAGAATGCTTTTAACTATTTTCTGACTTTACCTAATTTAGCTGAATATAGTGGGGTTGTTACAGCCGATTCTGATGGACAACATAGAGTTGAAGATGTAATAAATATTGCAAAGGAAGTGGAAGAAAATCCCAATAAATTAATTTTAGGTTGTAGAAATTTTGATTTAGAGCAAGTACCTCCAAAAAGCAAGTTTGGTAATAAAATTACAAATGGAGCTTTTAAATTATTTTATGGTAAGAATATTTCAGATACCCAAACAGGTTTAAGAGGTTTTCCAACTGCAATAATAAAAGATTTTCTTGATATAGCAGGAGAAAGATTTGAATATGAAACAAAGATGTTAATTTATTGTTTTCAAAAAGAAATTGGGATAAAAGAGGTTGTTATTGAAACTATATATTTTAATGATAACTCAGAAACACATTTTAATCCAATAGTTGACTCTATAAAAATATACAGAGTTACTTTATCACCATTTTTAAAATATATTGCTTCAGCTACTTCATCATTTATTTTGGATATTTTATCTTTTAAATGGATACTAGCTATATTAATAGCTTTTGGAAATATAGAAGGAGCAACTGTTATAACTATTTCAACAATAATAGCAAGAATAATATCTTCAAGTTTTAATTTCTATTTGAATAAAAAGTTTGTTTTCAAGTATGAACAGAATACTAAAAAATCTCTTTTAAAATATTATAGTTTGTGTATAGTACAAATGTTATTATCTGCTGTTTTGGTTAGTATAGTTTGGAAATATACTAAATATACAGAAACAGGTATAAAAATAGTTGTAGATAGTGTTCTATTTTTATTAAGTTATTTTGTTCAACAAAGATGGGTATTTAAAAGGAAATAG
- a CDS encoding transketolase: MKDISFLKEKAKEIRKSIVSMITEAKSGHPGGSLSATDILTALYFSEMNVDPANPKMEGRDRFVLSKGHAAPAIYATLAEKGYFSKDELMTLRKFGSRLQGHPDMKKLLGIEISTGSLGQGLSVANGMALNAKIFDENYRTYVVLGDGEIQEGQIWEAAMTAAHYKLDNLCAFLDSNNLQIDGNVSEIMGVEPLDKKWEAFGWNVIKIDGHDFEQILSALDKARECKGKPTMIIAKTIKGKGVSFMENVCGFHGVAPTLEELERALAELA, encoded by the coding sequence ATGAAAGATATTAGTTTTTTAAAAGAAAAAGCTAAAGAGATTAGAAAGTCTATTGTTTCTATGATTACAGAAGCAAAATCAGGACATCCAGGTGGTTCTTTATCTGCAACTGATATTTTAACAGCACTTTATTTTTCAGAAATGAATGTAGACCCAGCTAATCCAAAAATGGAAGGAAGAGATAGATTTGTTCTTTCAAAAGGACATGCTGCTCCTGCTATATATGCAACTTTGGCTGAAAAAGGATATTTTTCAAAAGATGAATTAATGACATTAAGAAAATTTGGAAGCAGACTTCAAGGACATCCTGATATGAAAAAACTTCTAGGAATTGAAATTTCAACTGGTTCTCTAGGACAAGGTTTATCAGTTGCAAATGGTATGGCTTTAAATGCAAAAATATTTGATGAAAATTATAGAACTTATGTTGTTTTAGGGGATGGGGAAATACAAGAAGGACAAATATGGGAAGCTGCTATGACTGCTGCTCATTACAAACTTGATAACCTTTGTGCTTTTCTTGATAGTAATAATCTACAAATTGATGGAAATGTTAGTGAAATTATGGGAGTTGAACCATTAGATAAAAAATGGGAAGCTTTTGGTTGGAATGTTATTAAAATAGATGGACATGATTTTGAACAAATTCTTTCTGCTTTAGATAAAGCAAGAGAATGCAAAGGTAAACCAACTATGATTATTGCAAAAACTATAAAAGGTAAAGGAGTATCTTTTATGGAAAATGTTTGTGGTTTCCATGGAGTTGCACCTACACTTGAAGAATTGGAAAGAGCATTAGCTGAATTAGCTTAA
- the rimM gene encoding ribosome maturation factor RimM (Essential for efficient processing of 16S rRNA) — translation MELLIAGKVLGSHNLKGEVKVISDLENIEVLVGNKVILELADSQQKLLTIKKIEHLVANKWIFSFEEIKNKQDTIEIRNANIKVRRDIVGIGEDEYLVSDMIGFKVYDVKGDEYLGEITEIMDTAAHDIYIIESEEFETMIPDVDVFIKSIDFESRKMLVDTIEGMKEPKVKK, via the coding sequence ATGGAACTTTTAATTGCAGGAAAAGTATTAGGTTCTCATAATTTAAAAGGGGAAGTTAAAGTTATTTCTGATTTAGAAAATATTGAAGTTTTAGTTGGAAATAAGGTAATTTTAGAATTAGCAGATTCTCAACAAAAATTATTAACAATTAAAAAGATAGAACATCTTGTTGCAAATAAATGGATTTTTTCTTTTGAAGAAATTAAAAATAAACAAGATACTATTGAAATTAGAAATGCCAATATAAAAGTTAGAAGAGATATTGTTGGTATTGGTGAAGATGAATATCTTGTAAGTGATATGATAGGTTTTAAGGTCTATGATGTAAAAGGTGATGAGTATCTAGGAGAGATAACTGAGATTATGGATACAGCAGCACATGATATTTATATTATAGAAAGTGAAGAATTTGAAACTATGATACCTGATGTAGATGTTTTTATTAAAAGTATTGATTTTGAAAGCAGAAAAATGTTAGTTGATACTATTGAAGGTATGAAAGAACCTAAGGTAAAAAAATGA
- a CDS encoding organic solvent tolerance protein: MKIKITKRKEYLRIEKISKTEFIIKTLIFFLVVLYFFITSFIKYGILTIGMLIFCLPVIFLFYLRFILKCSYEILIIKKNSIRFYISKNYCINKSKFKNLNKKFEIFNLEKIYFKEYPIQTIVRGVKYQESPYFKLHFIFKDEKYADFGLMLDNNKAKEILKEIRNFLNMNYTNM, translated from the coding sequence ATGAAGATAAAAATAACAAAAAGAAAAGAATATTTAAGAATAGAAAAAATATCAAAAACAGAATTTATAATAAAAACATTAATATTCTTTTTAGTAGTTTTATATTTTTTTATAACTTCATTTATAAAGTATGGAATATTAACAATAGGAATGTTGATATTTTGTTTACCAGTGATATTTTTATTTTATTTAAGATTTATACTAAAATGTAGTTATGAAATTTTAATAATAAAAAAGAATTCAATAAGATTTTATATTTCTAAAAATTATTGTATAAATAAATCTAAATTTAAAAATCTAAATAAAAAATTTGAAATTTTTAATTTAGAAAAGATATATTTTAAAGAATATCCTATACAGACTATAGTAAGGGGTGTTAAATATCAAGAAAGTCCATATTTTAAACTTCATTTTATATTTAAAGATGAAAAATATGCAGATTTTGGTTTAATGTTAGATAATAATAAAGCAAAAGAGATATTAAAAGAAATAAGAAATTTTTTAAATATGAATTATACTAATATGTAA